Genomic DNA from Anoplopoma fimbria isolate UVic2021 breed Golden Eagle Sablefish chromosome 22, Afim_UVic_2022, whole genome shotgun sequence:
CACATTGCAGCTGTATCGGTTACATTCTGACATATGTTTGATCAGATTGTCGTTGTTTTTCCGCGGCTGGCTGGTGTTTGGGTGAAAGTCACCAAAAAGAATCATGTTGACACGTGCAGTAGCTTCTTTCCACAACAAACGCTCAAGACAGTCTTGTCAACGACATGTTTCTGATTCTCTAAAAAGATAGATGCACATAATATAGTATTCCCaggcaagtgccttcatcatttcaagtgtatagcgtaaaaagaaaatactattATACTACTTTTAATGCAAGAAAACGCCCTAATTTCAAGATCTTCATACAAGCACGACCAATTTTCTGTGCAAGAGTTCCAATTTAAAACCAGACATTATTAACCCGTTAGGCCAGCCAATAtgtgaatgtaaaataatgtccCACAGGACCTTCTCGCTTATCAATTTTCTTCTTTGACTCTATTATTGACTAACTTGCCCATTGAGCTAATTAACCCCTTAACTAAGTCAGTTAACTGCTGTTGCATTTGGAAACAAGGACAACCTTTACTTTAAAACTGTACaaagtgtgtatttgtacatGTCGTCTTACCACCAGGGGCAGCGtgcagatgatgaagatgatggtcaTGAACACCAGCAGGATGAGAtgctccacctcctcggccatGGACATCTGCCTTCGCTCGCTGTTGGAACGGGCGGCCGCCATCACCGAGCCGCCGTTCCTCCGCCGCCGCCGGTACATCTTGAACAGCTGGTACACGACGAAGCCGTTGCACGCCACTATggccagcaccagcaccagcatgAGAGTGGCGTACAGGTTGGCGTAGACCTGGTGAGGCTTCTTGCCAGAGTTCATGTCAATGAAGCACCACGTCCCAGGGCAGTATTGCACGTATTGACCGAATCCGGTGAAGGGGAGGAGGCAGAACAGCATGCACAGCAGGAACACCACGGGGATGGCGATGTAGGCACATTTCTTGGTGACATGCCTGCTGTACAGGTAGGGGTAGCCAATGGCGAAGCACCTCTCGAGCGCCATGGAGAAGAGCAGCGACATGGTGGCCAGGCTGAAGAAGGTCATGCTGACACCGAAGTAGTAGCATGCGCTGTGGCTGTCGGGCGACATCCCTTCCAAGGTGGTGTTAAGCGAGTAGGACACCTGCACCAGCGGGCTGATCAGGCAGGTCCCCGCCAGGTCGGTGACCACCAGCGCCGTGATGAGGACGTGGAAGAGCGACCGCCGGCACCTCTCCCCGGTCCTGCCGTCCCTGCGCCGCCGGATCTCCAGGATCACCAGGGCGGCCACGTTGCCGAAGATGCCCAGGGCGAACATGATGGCGCTAATCAGCGGGGTTTTGGAGGGGTCGATGGTGTGCTGGCTGTGACACGGGTCATTGGTTTTGTTCCCGGATGAATACATGCTAGATTC
This window encodes:
- the ptger2a gene encoding prostaglandin E receptor 2a (subtype EP2) — encoded protein: MYSSGNKTNDPCHSQHTIDPSKTPLISAIMFALGIFGNVAALVILEIRRRRDGRTGERCRRSLFHVLITALVVTDLAGTCLISPLVQVSYSLNTTLEGMSPDSHSACYYFGVSMTFFSLATMSLLFSMALERCFAIGYPYLYSRHVTKKCAYIAIPVVFLLCMLFCLLPFTGFGQYVQYCPGTWCFIDMNSGKKPHQVYANLYATLMLVLVLAIVACNGFVVYQLFKMYRRRRRNGGSVMAAARSNSERRQMSMAEEVEHLILLVFMTIIFIICTLPLVIRVYLNNITDSKESHPLDLIALRFISVNSIIDPWVFILLSPSVLHFCWASVCRAPLETVRGSVFRSSIGKESPPANMELSRPTLEYIEHFHSVETL